From one Dyella sp. 2HG41-7 genomic stretch:
- a CDS encoding DUF1190 domain-containing protein → MKRSRTASLFVMGLTPLLISACDETQKSQQAFTTLDNCAEAGVPKPSCETAYNQAMADAPKSAPRYSTREQCAESYDNDTCQEDDTAPNGPVWYPAMNGFLIGRVVRNGVASFFPAGPVFRRRDDTNYSPHYGSVYAGGSGGWRSSPSDTTVGEGDTVSRGGFGGGEGEGGEGGHGE, encoded by the coding sequence ATGAAACGATCCAGGACGGCATCGCTTTTTGTAATGGGTTTGACACCGCTGCTTATCAGCGCGTGCGATGAAACGCAAAAGAGCCAACAAGCCTTTACCACGCTCGACAATTGCGCCGAAGCAGGCGTGCCGAAACCGAGTTGCGAAACCGCCTATAACCAGGCGATGGCGGATGCGCCCAAAAGCGCACCGCGTTATTCGACGCGCGAGCAATGCGCCGAAAGCTACGACAACGATACCTGCCAGGAAGATGACACCGCGCCGAACGGACCCGTTTGGTATCCGGCGATGAATGGATTTTTGATCGGTCGTGTCGTCCGCAACGGTGTCGCATCGTTCTTCCCGGCCGGTCCGGTTTTTCGTCGACGCGACGACACCAATTATTCGCCGCATTATGGTTCGGTCTATGCCGGCGGTTCGGGCGGGTGGCGTTCCTCGCCGTCCGACACGACGGTCGGTGAGGGGGACACCGTCAGTCGCGGTGGTTTCGGCGGCGGCGAAGGTGAGGGCGGCGAAGGCGGCCATGGCGAATAG
- a CDS encoding GGDEF domain-containing protein: MSFKELPDLLAVGLLIYAFVTVSRPAGGMMTRMWLAGWICIELHFAAYSFLDVPGTAGIVADIVGTSALVWCAELFSCSMDARLGQWGCRALFAAMSTIYTLYIALATIPNIPQPVMIGAASLFAWVPLLVVLATPREKRPASRWITVGINIALSVVLLGWQFSAHGPDLMITLPLFVAYFICCLQFAFSNQRKTGGFVVTVLGLLAWSMVFPLGMVFGIFFPNVQVGDEVWNLPKYLVAVGMILLLLETQLKRNQHLAHHDALTGLPNRRLFQDRISGAMERARQHGVPTAMLAIDLDGFKQVNDTLGHHAGDEVLKQVAYLFTARLRRVDTLARTGGDEFSVVLEGPITRREASEVARNLKQLLEAPVPVAGSTIQIGASIGLAMFPDDAQTPDSLSILADERMYAAKRAGGGVQSA; encoded by the coding sequence ATGTCGTTCAAAGAGCTCCCTGATCTGCTAGCTGTTGGGTTGCTGATTTATGCGTTTGTGACGGTGTCGCGACCGGCCGGCGGCATGATGACGCGCATGTGGCTGGCAGGCTGGATTTGCATCGAACTGCATTTCGCGGCGTATTCGTTTCTCGATGTGCCGGGCACCGCCGGCATCGTTGCCGACATTGTCGGAACCTCCGCGCTGGTGTGGTGCGCGGAACTCTTCAGTTGTTCGATGGATGCCCGGCTCGGGCAATGGGGATGTCGCGCGCTGTTCGCTGCGATGTCGACGATTTACACGTTATACATCGCGTTGGCGACGATACCTAACATACCGCAGCCGGTGATGATTGGCGCCGCCAGTCTTTTTGCCTGGGTGCCGTTACTGGTTGTGCTGGCGACGCCGCGCGAGAAGCGGCCGGCGAGCCGATGGATCACTGTCGGCATCAATATCGCGCTTTCCGTCGTGTTGCTCGGTTGGCAATTCTCCGCGCACGGCCCAGACCTGATGATTACGCTGCCGCTTTTCGTCGCTTATTTCATTTGCTGTCTGCAATTTGCATTTTCCAATCAGCGGAAAACCGGCGGCTTCGTGGTGACGGTGTTGGGCTTGCTGGCGTGGTCGATGGTGTTTCCGCTCGGCATGGTGTTCGGAATATTTTTCCCCAACGTCCAGGTCGGTGACGAGGTATGGAATCTGCCCAAGTATCTGGTGGCGGTGGGCATGATTCTGTTGTTGCTGGAGACACAGCTGAAACGCAACCAGCATCTTGCGCATCACGACGCTTTGACCGGTTTGCCGAATCGTCGCCTGTTTCAGGATCGCATCAGCGGCGCGATGGAGCGCGCGCGCCAACACGGTGTGCCAACTGCGATGCTGGCGATCGATCTGGACGGATTCAAGCAGGTGAACGATACGCTGGGCCATCACGCCGGCGATGAAGTGTTGAAGCAAGTGGCGTATCTGTTTACCGCGAGGCTTCGTCGTGTGGATACGTTGGCGCGCACAGGCGGCGACGAATTTTCCGTGGTATTGGAAGGCCCCATCACGCGCCGCGAAGCTTCCGAAGTCGCCCGTAATTTGAAGCAGTTGCTGGAAGCGCCGGTTCCGGTGGCGGGAAGCACCATCCAGATTGGCGCCAGCATCGGTTTGGCGATGTTTCCCGACGATGCGCAAACACCGGACAGCCTGTCCATTCTTGCCGACGAACGGATGTACGCGGCCAAGCGCGCCGGCGGTGGCGTGCAGTCCGCCTAA
- a CDS encoding cupin domain-containing protein gives MLQPQNLMQSFERVTDYWSPKVIGRVNDQLLKVAKLKGHLVWHAHQDEDELFYVVKGEMRIELEDQVVPLREGDFFTVPRGIRHNPVADEECWIVLIESASTKHTGDELTPQTRSLEEQLS, from the coding sequence ATGCTCCAGCCCCAGAATTTGATGCAGTCGTTCGAACGCGTTACCGATTATTGGTCGCCCAAAGTTATCGGCCGCGTCAACGACCAATTACTCAAGGTCGCCAAGTTGAAAGGTCACTTGGTATGGCACGCCCATCAGGACGAGGACGAGCTTTTCTACGTCGTCAAAGGCGAGATGCGCATCGAATTGGAAGACCAGGTCGTTCCACTGCGCGAAGGCGACTTTTTTACGGTGCCGCGTGGCATCCGACATAATCCGGTCGCCGACGAAGAATGCTGGATCGTTTTGATCGAATCGGCATCGACCAAGCACACCGGCGATGAGTTAACGCCGCAAACCCGCAGTCTGGAAGAGCAACTGTCTTAG
- a CDS encoding glutathionylspermidine synthase family protein yields MKRIAVEPRADWQVTAARYGFRFHSINGEPYWDESAYYAFTLEQIERDIETPTDELHHLAMSLIDDIVASEALMTKLSIPVRYWDWIADSWRNRQPHLYGRMDLVYDGRGPAKLYELNYDTPTSVYEAAFFQWIWLEEQQQRGVLAKHADQYNQLQELLILAFAALGKSLRKPFYFAAVRNSLEDQGTIEYLRDCAVQAGVRGDMVAIEDIGLSTKGTFTALDNKVIGSLFKLYPLEHLFSDTYGPYLPSSGLQLIEPPWKAILSNKGILPLLWQRYPDHPNLLPAFFDAEPDTPLPPGWVRKPLLSREGANVHMTLPDGESISSPGRYTKCPVIRQAFHPLPRFEGGYPLIGSWVVGDTPAGMGIREDATLITRDTSRFVPHAII; encoded by the coding sequence GTGAAACGCATTGCCGTGGAGCCGCGCGCCGATTGGCAGGTGACCGCCGCGCGATACGGCTTTCGTTTTCATTCCATCAACGGCGAGCCGTATTGGGATGAGTCCGCGTATTACGCCTTCACGCTTGAACAGATCGAGCGTGATATCGAAACGCCGACGGACGAGCTTCATCACCTTGCCATGTCGTTGATCGACGACATCGTCGCCAGCGAAGCGTTGATGACGAAGCTGTCCATTCCGGTGCGTTATTGGGATTGGATCGCCGATTCTTGGCGAAATCGGCAGCCGCATTTATACGGACGTATGGACCTGGTCTACGACGGTCGCGGTCCGGCCAAACTCTACGAGCTCAATTACGACACGCCGACGTCCGTCTACGAGGCCGCGTTTTTTCAGTGGATATGGCTGGAAGAACAGCAGCAACGCGGCGTGCTTGCCAAGCATGCCGATCAATACAACCAGCTCCAGGAATTGCTGATCTTGGCGTTCGCGGCGCTGGGAAAGTCGTTGCGCAAGCCTTTCTATTTCGCGGCCGTCCGCAACAGCCTGGAAGATCAAGGCACGATCGAATATTTGCGCGATTGCGCCGTGCAAGCGGGCGTGCGAGGCGACATGGTCGCTATCGAAGATATCGGTTTGTCGACCAAGGGAACGTTCACCGCTCTCGACAACAAAGTGATCGGTTCGCTTTTTAAACTGTATCCGCTCGAACATTTGTTCTCTGACACGTACGGTCCGTATCTGCCGAGTTCCGGCTTGCAGTTGATCGAGCCGCCATGGAAAGCGATCTTGAGCAACAAAGGGATTCTGCCGTTGCTATGGCAGCGCTACCCCGATCATCCGAACCTCTTGCCCGCATTTTTCGATGCTGAGCCAGATACACCGTTGCCGCCCGGTTGGGTGCGCAAGCCACTGCTTTCGCGCGAAGGTGCGAACGTGCACATGACATTGCCTGATGGCGAATCCATCAGCTCGCCTGGGCGATACACGAAGTGCCCCGTGATTCGGCAGGCGTTTCATCCACTGCCACGTTTCGAAGGCGGATATCCGTTGATCGGAAGCTGGGTTGTCGGCGATACGCCGGCGGGGATGGGCATTCGCGAAGATGCCACGCTGATTACTCGGGATACGTCGCGGTTCGTGCCGCACGCGATTATTTGA